One Streptomyces lincolnensis genomic region harbors:
- a CDS encoding mannose-1-phosphate guanyltransferase encodes MKAVVMAGGEGTRLRPMTSSMPKPLLPVANRPIMEHVLRLLKRHGLNETVVTVQFLASLVKNYFGDGEELGMELSYANEEKPLGTAGSVKNAEEALKDDAFLVISGDALTDFDLTELINFHKEKGALVTVCLTRVPNPLEFGITIVDEEGKVERFLEKPTWGQVFSDTVNTGIYVMEPEVFDYVEPDVPVDWSGDVFPQLMKEGKPVYGYIAEGYWEDVGTHESYVKAQADVLEGKVDVDIDGFEISPGVWVAEGAEVHPDAVLRGPLYIGDYAKVEAGAEIREHTVVGSNVVVKTGAFLHKAVVHDNVYVGQHSNLRGCVVGKNTDIMRAARIEDGAVIGDECLIGEESIVQGNVRVYPFKTIEAGAFVNTSVIWESRGQAHLFGARGVSGILNVEITPELAVRLAGAYATTLKKGSTVTTARDHSRGARALKRAVISALQASAIDVRDLENVPLPVARQQTARGSAGGIMIRTTPGVPDSVDIMFFDGRGADLSQASQRKLDRVFARQEYRRAFPGEIGDLHFPASVFDSYTGSLLRNVDTTGVSESGLKVVVDASNGSAGLVLPSLLGKLGVDSLTINPGLDESRPTESADTRRSGLVRLGEIVASARAAFGVRFDPVGERLSLVDEKGRIVEDDRALLVMLDLVAAERRSGRVALPVTTTRIAEQVAAYHGTQVEWTTTSPDDLTRVGRDDSTIFGGDGKGGFIVPEFSSVFDGAAAFVRLIGLVARTQLTLSQIDARIPRAHVLKRDLATPWAVKGLVMRRVVEAAGDRFVDTTDGVRVVETDGRWVMVLPDPAEAVTHLWAEGPDDASAQALLDEWAAVVDSAGR; translated from the coding sequence ATGAAGGCCGTCGTGATGGCCGGAGGCGAAGGCACACGCCTTCGCCCTATGACCTCAAGCATGCCCAAGCCGCTCCTGCCGGTGGCCAACCGGCCGATCATGGAGCACGTTCTGAGGCTGCTCAAAAGGCATGGGCTCAACGAGACCGTCGTCACCGTTCAATTCCTGGCCTCACTGGTCAAGAACTACTTCGGTGACGGTGAAGAGCTCGGCATGGAGCTCAGCTATGCCAATGAGGAGAAGCCACTCGGTACCGCCGGAAGCGTCAAGAACGCCGAAGAGGCGTTGAAGGACGATGCTTTCCTCGTCATCTCCGGTGATGCCCTGACCGACTTCGATCTCACAGAGCTCATCAACTTCCACAAGGAAAAGGGCGCGTTGGTCACCGTGTGTCTGACACGTGTGCCTAATCCTCTGGAATTCGGCATCACCATCGTCGACGAAGAAGGCAAGGTCGAGCGCTTCCTGGAGAAGCCGACCTGGGGCCAGGTCTTCTCCGACACGGTGAACACCGGCATCTATGTGATGGAGCCCGAGGTCTTCGACTACGTCGAACCCGATGTGCCGGTCGACTGGTCCGGCGATGTCTTCCCGCAGCTGATGAAGGAAGGCAAGCCCGTCTACGGCTATATCGCTGAGGGTTACTGGGAGGACGTCGGTACGCACGAGAGCTACGTGAAGGCACAGGCGGACGTTCTTGAGGGCAAGGTCGACGTCGACATCGACGGCTTCGAGATCTCCCCCGGCGTGTGGGTCGCGGAGGGTGCCGAGGTGCATCCCGACGCCGTTCTGCGCGGGCCCCTCTATATCGGGGACTACGCCAAGGTCGAGGCCGGCGCGGAAATACGGGAGCACACGGTCGTCGGATCGAACGTCGTCGTGAAGACCGGCGCCTTTCTGCACAAGGCCGTTGTGCACGACAACGTGTACGTCGGCCAGCACAGCAATCTGCGCGGATGCGTGGTCGGAAAGAACACCGACATCATGCGCGCCGCCCGGATCGAGGACGGCGCGGTCATCGGTGACGAGTGCCTGATCGGTGAAGAATCGATCGTGCAGGGCAATGTCCGGGTGTATCCGTTCAAGACCATCGAGGCGGGTGCGTTCGTCAACACCTCGGTGATCTGGGAGTCCAGAGGGCAGGCGCATCTCTTCGGTGCGCGGGGTGTGTCCGGGATCCTGAACGTGGAGATCACTCCCGAACTCGCCGTTCGTCTTGCCGGTGCCTACGCGACCACGCTCAAGAAGGGGTCGACGGTCACCACGGCCCGCGACCACTCCCGTGGTGCCCGTGCGCTCAAGCGGGCGGTCATTTCCGCGCTTCAGGCCAGCGCCATCGACGTACGCGACCTGGAGAACGTGCCGCTGCCCGTGGCCCGACAGCAGACCGCGCGGGGCAGTGCCGGCGGGATCATGATCCGGACCACGCCCGGGGTGCCGGACTCGGTCGACATCATGTTCTTCGACGGGCGGGGCGCGGACCTGTCGCAGGCGAGTCAGCGGAAGCTGGACCGGGTGTTCGCGCGCCAGGAATACCGGCGGGCCTTCCCCGGCGAGATCGGGGACCTGCACTTCCCGGCCAGTGTCTTCGACTCGTACACCGGATCGTTGCTGAGGAACGTCGATACGACGGGGGTCTCCGAGTCGGGGCTCAAGGTCGTGGTCGATGCCTCGAACGGTAGTGCCGGGCTGGTGCTGCCCAGTCTGCTCGGCAAGCTCGGGGTGGACTCGTTGACCATCAATCCCGGTCTCGACGAGTCCAGGCCGACGGAGTCGGCGGACACGCGGCGCTCGGGGCTGGTGCGGCTGGGAGAGATCGTGGCGTCCGCGCGGGCGGCGTTCGGGGTGCGCTTCGATCCCGTCGGTGAACGGCTGTCGCTGGTCGACGAGAAGGGGCGGATTGTCGAGGACGACCGGGCGCTGCTCGTCATGCTCGACCTGGTGGCCGCGGAGCGGCGCAGCGGACGCGTCGCACTGCCCGTGACCACCACGAGGATCGCCGAGCAGGTGGCGGCGTACCACGGGACCCAGGTGGAGTGGACGACGACCTCGCCCGACGACCTGACGCGTGTCGGGCGCGACGACTCGACCATCTTCGGCGGTGACGGCAAGGGCGGCTTCATCGTCCCCGAGTTCAGCAGCGTCTTCGACGGCGCGGCGGCCTTCGTACGGCTGATCGGGCTGGTGGCGCGGACGCAGTTGACGCTCAGCCAGATCGACGCGCGGATTCCGCGGGCGCATGTCCTCAAGCGGGACCTCGCGACTCCCTGGGCGGTCAAGGGACTTGTGATGCGGCGGGTCGTCGAGGCGGCCGGGGATCGCTTTGTCGACACGACCGACGGCGTGCGGGTCGTGGAGACCGACGGGCGCTGGGTCATGGTGCTGCCCGACCCGGCCGAGGCGGTCACGCACCTGTGGGCTGAGGGTCCCGACGACGCCTCCGCGCAGGCCCTGCTCGACGAGTGGGCGGCGGTCGTGGACAGCGCCGGGCGCTGA
- a CDS encoding CDP-alcohol phosphatidyltransferase family protein has protein sequence MEVQETRVQTDRVLTIPNILSMARLAGVPLFLWLILRPEFGGPNSDAWALLVLALSGISDYLDGKLARRWNQISSLGRLLDPAADRLYILSTLFGLTWREILPMWLTAALLARELVLLVMVGILRRHGYPPPQVNFLGKAATFNLMYAFPLLLLSDGSGWLASLAAIFGWAFAGWGTTLYWWAGVLYVVQVRRLVRADAVAD, from the coding sequence GTGGAGGTCCAGGAGACCCGCGTCCAGACGGACCGGGTCCTCACCATCCCCAACATCCTCAGCATGGCGCGGCTTGCCGGAGTGCCGCTCTTCCTGTGGCTGATTCTCAGGCCTGAGTTCGGTGGCCCCAACAGTGACGCCTGGGCACTGCTGGTACTGGCCCTGAGCGGCATCAGTGACTACCTGGACGGCAAGCTCGCCCGGCGCTGGAACCAGATCAGCAGTCTGGGCCGGCTTCTCGACCCCGCAGCCGACCGGCTCTACATTCTCTCGACGTTGTTCGGTCTGACCTGGCGCGAGATTCTGCCAATGTGGTTGACCGCTGCACTTCTGGCGCGAGAGCTGGTTCTGCTGGTGATGGTGGGCATCCTCAGGCGTCACGGCTATCCGCCTCCCCAGGTGAACTTCTTGGGCAAGGCCGCGACGTTCAACTTGATGTACGCCTTCCCGTTGCTCCTGCTCAGTGACGGAAGTGGATGGCTCGCGTCACTCGCTGCTATTTTCGGATGGGCGTTCGCAGGATGGGGTACAACGCTCTACTGGTGGGCAGGAGTCCTCTACGTGGTACAAGTCCGCCGTCTGGTTCGTGCGGACGCCGTGGCCGACTGA